The following proteins are co-located in the Polystyrenella longa genome:
- the coxB gene encoding cytochrome c oxidase subunit II, whose product MKKFWSLFFIFWPIVAVVFFAVSPSMNWWFPGEAASTIGARIDSLFYLILYLTGAAFIGTQVAMGYALWRASGVKTEDKAWYSHGNHKLELIWTVIPALVLLFIAFEQMDVWAEFRMVDRVAVEIQQNPVAEVTARQFEWRMRYPAPGEQLQLLPQPSDMFIVNELVLPAGRKVVINLRTSDVQHSFFSPQLRVKQDAVPGKMIPIWFEVPKPGTYDLVCAELCGWGHYKMRALIKVLPEEEYDAFLQSLYEDETSDGFVAKAGESTADEE is encoded by the coding sequence GTGAAGAAGTTCTGGTCTCTCTTTTTCATCTTCTGGCCCATCGTGGCTGTTGTCTTCTTTGCCGTTTCTCCATCAATGAATTGGTGGTTTCCAGGCGAAGCAGCATCAACCATTGGTGCCCGGATTGATAGTCTGTTTTATCTGATTCTGTACCTCACTGGGGCAGCGTTTATTGGAACGCAGGTCGCAATGGGGTATGCGCTGTGGCGCGCCAGTGGCGTGAAGACAGAGGACAAAGCCTGGTATTCCCATGGAAACCACAAACTCGAATTGATTTGGACGGTGATTCCCGCTCTGGTTTTACTGTTCATTGCTTTTGAGCAGATGGATGTCTGGGCCGAGTTTCGCATGGTAGATCGCGTCGCCGTAGAGATTCAACAGAACCCGGTTGCGGAAGTGACCGCCCGTCAGTTTGAATGGCGGATGCGCTATCCTGCTCCGGGCGAACAGCTTCAACTTCTTCCTCAGCCCAGCGACATGTTCATCGTGAATGAGCTCGTCTTACCAGCGGGACGCAAGGTCGTAATTAACCTCAGAACAAGTGACGTGCAGCATTCCTTTTTTTCGCCCCAGTTACGGGTGAAGCAGGATGCCGTTCCCGGAAAGATGATCCCCATCTGGTTCGAAGTTCCGAAACCCGGAACATACGACCTTGTCTGTGCTGAGCTATGCGGGTGGGGACACTACAAAATGAGAGCGTTGATTAAAGTCTTGCCCGAAGAGGAATACGACGCATTCCTACAGTCGCTCTATGAGGATGAAACCTCTGATGGATTCGTAGCCAAAGCGGGCGAATCGACTGCTGATGAAGAATAA
- a CDS encoding c-type cytochrome encodes MFEIANETRFRSYRYLLPLMLVSASLVGCGEPSDMEFAPHPRVFNLMPKAQDVVNSTVNTHFGEPGSLHAWDAVPVDFGMVTGAVTEVADAAEGQKKLTIELEEESEKDLTGDSVQFYREDEEGEEVIDFIRVLNHDPATNTVVVSGEYFPEAEAEVSIGGHQLIEGQRLYMKHCVHCHGVTGDGEGATAKYLNPKPRDFRLGLFKFKSTDYSDKPSHDDLLRTLDDGIPGTYMPSFKLLPEKEKASIVEYVRWLSMRGEIEKRLIDFFEGDFSMLAYEEAKEDSEEEVEYLEQDLQDLVLDELPDELEAITEQIAAKWEQADKKSSIVKPTKPRVEDTLDSRLRGKELYTSLKCVTCHGPLGNGDGSETETYKTDPLTQVTYSEPGLYDSWGSLVKPRNLRLGQYRGGHRPIDVFRRIKAGIPGTPMQGFASAANDNQIWDIVNYVLSLPHQDPSVEFNTASPAETTSTSPSGTDSSSGSEGE; translated from the coding sequence ATGTTCGAAATCGCTAACGAAACCAGATTCAGGAGCTATCGCTATCTCCTGCCGCTGATGCTGGTTTCTGCCAGTTTGGTCGGCTGCGGCGAACCTTCCGATATGGAGTTTGCGCCCCACCCTCGCGTTTTCAACCTGATGCCGAAAGCTCAGGACGTCGTCAATTCCACCGTGAATACTCATTTCGGTGAACCAGGGTCGCTGCATGCCTGGGATGCCGTCCCAGTGGATTTCGGAATGGTCACGGGCGCAGTGACAGAAGTCGCTGATGCTGCCGAAGGGCAGAAGAAGCTGACAATTGAACTCGAAGAAGAGTCTGAAAAAGACCTAACCGGGGACAGTGTTCAGTTCTATCGCGAAGATGAAGAAGGCGAAGAGGTGATCGATTTCATTCGCGTGCTCAATCACGATCCGGCGACTAACACTGTCGTCGTGTCGGGTGAATACTTTCCAGAAGCAGAAGCCGAAGTCAGCATCGGAGGGCATCAGCTGATTGAAGGTCAGCGGCTGTATATGAAACATTGTGTTCATTGTCACGGCGTGACAGGAGACGGAGAAGGAGCCACCGCGAAATACCTTAATCCCAAACCACGCGATTTCCGGTTGGGGTTGTTCAAGTTCAAATCAACAGATTACTCCGACAAACCATCGCACGATGACTTGCTTCGCACCTTGGACGACGGCATTCCTGGTACCTATATGCCCTCATTCAAGTTGTTGCCTGAGAAAGAGAAAGCTTCGATTGTCGAGTATGTTCGCTGGTTATCCATGAGGGGCGAAATCGAAAAACGATTGATCGACTTCTTTGAGGGCGATTTTTCGATGCTTGCCTACGAAGAAGCGAAAGAAGATAGCGAAGAGGAAGTCGAGTACCTTGAGCAGGACTTGCAGGATCTCGTTCTCGACGAACTTCCGGATGAACTGGAAGCGATTACAGAGCAAATTGCTGCTAAGTGGGAGCAGGCGGACAAGAAGTCCAGTATCGTAAAGCCGACTAAACCCCGTGTTGAGGATACGCTTGATTCCCGCCTGCGTGGCAAGGAATTATATACATCACTTAAGTGCGTCACCTGTCATGGTCCGCTCGGAAACGGAGACGGATCGGAGACAGAAACATACAAAACCGATCCACTCACCCAGGTGACGTACTCTGAACCGGGATTGTATGATTCCTGGGGTTCCCTGGTGAAGCCGCGAAACCTCCGGTTGGGTCAGTACCGCGGTGGGCATCGACCGATCGATGTTTTTCGACGTATTAAAGCGGGAATTCCCGGTACGCCGATGCAGGGTTTTGCTTCTGCTGCCAATGATAATCAGATTTGGGACATCGTAAATTATGTTCTCAGTCTGCCTCACCAAGATCCTTCTGTTGAATTTAATACAGCGTCTCCTGCCGAGACGACTTCGACTTCTCCAAGTGGGACGGATAGCTCTTCCGGCTCCGAAGGGGAATAG
- a CDS encoding cytochrome c oxidase subunit I — protein MATIEPTASGLSAHSHTEHAGTHQIGFIRKYIFSTDHKVIGIQFLITTLLMMMVGGALALGVRWKLAFPDTPMPFVGEWLFSSQGGQITPEFYTMLFTMHATVMTFLVVIPILAGAFGNFLIPLMIGADDMAFPKLNMFSYWFMIPAIAFFGFSMADPNAGPAAGWTAYPVLSALAESAPGSQTAQTWWLLGLTCVGVSSMMGSINYLTTIINMRAPGLTMFRLPLTIWAMFITAILQAFALPVLTAAGFMLLADRVFGTCFFIPAGIVVNNADPTVGGGQPLLWQHLFWFYSHPAVYIMLLPAMGMVSDMLSTMSRKPVFGYRPMVYSMSAIAGLGFLVWGHHMFTSGMNPMIGMTFMVSTMLIALPSAIKTFNWLATIWGGKPEFNTVFLNCVAFVSMFVVGGLSGIFMASVPTDVYFHDTYFIVAHFHYVLFGATLFGVFGAIQYWFPKMFARKMSEGLGQLHFLLTFIGFNGTFFPMHMLGIGGMPRRYADPYIHPYLEHFLPMNQLMTYSAMLMGFAQFILLFNFLYSIKFGKKVGRNPWNANTLEWAAPSPPPHGNFDVQPVCYHGPYEYSHPDWNGRDYLMQTDESMEVALAAEAGSSKDQEVST, from the coding sequence GTGGCAACAATTGAACCGACCGCTTCCGGACTTTCCGCACATTCCCATACGGAACATGCGGGGACTCACCAGATCGGTTTTATCCGAAAATACATTTTCTCCACTGATCACAAAGTCATCGGGATTCAATTCCTCATTACGACTTTGCTGATGATGATGGTCGGTGGTGCCCTTGCGCTGGGAGTGCGCTGGAAACTCGCTTTTCCTGATACCCCAATGCCGTTTGTGGGTGAATGGCTCTTCTCGTCGCAAGGCGGTCAGATTACCCCCGAATTCTACACCATGCTGTTCACCATGCATGCGACGGTCATGACCTTCCTGGTCGTGATTCCAATCCTGGCGGGAGCGTTTGGTAACTTTTTAATTCCGCTCATGATCGGGGCGGACGACATGGCGTTTCCCAAGTTGAACATGTTCAGCTATTGGTTCATGATACCGGCAATCGCCTTCTTTGGATTCAGTATGGCCGACCCGAACGCGGGACCTGCGGCGGGTTGGACGGCGTATCCTGTGCTTTCCGCACTCGCCGAATCCGCACCTGGATCACAAACCGCCCAGACGTGGTGGTTGCTGGGTCTGACCTGTGTCGGTGTTTCTTCGATGATGGGATCGATCAACTACCTGACAACAATTATCAACATGCGGGCACCGGGCCTGACCATGTTTCGATTGCCTCTGACGATCTGGGCGATGTTCATCACCGCGATTCTACAGGCGTTCGCGTTGCCTGTATTAACGGCGGCAGGATTCATGTTGCTGGCAGACCGAGTGTTCGGGACCTGTTTCTTTATTCCGGCCGGAATCGTCGTGAATAATGCCGACCCAACCGTAGGTGGTGGTCAACCTCTGCTGTGGCAGCACTTGTTCTGGTTCTATTCGCACCCGGCTGTTTACATCATGCTACTCCCTGCAATGGGCATGGTATCCGACATGCTTTCCACTATGAGTCGGAAGCCAGTGTTCGGATATCGACCGATGGTTTACTCGATGAGTGCCATTGCGGGACTCGGGTTCCTGGTTTGGGGACACCATATGTTTACCAGCGGAATGAACCCGATGATCGGCATGACCTTTATGGTCTCTACCATGTTGATCGCACTGCCATCGGCGATTAAGACATTCAACTGGCTGGCGACGATCTGGGGTGGGAAACCGGAGTTCAACACGGTCTTCCTGAACTGTGTTGCATTCGTCTCTATGTTTGTTGTTGGGGGCTTGAGCGGAATCTTCATGGCGTCCGTACCAACCGACGTTTACTTTCATGATACTTACTTCATCGTCGCCCACTTCCATTATGTGTTGTTCGGAGCGACTTTGTTTGGCGTCTTCGGGGCCATTCAGTACTGGTTCCCGAAAATGTTCGCTCGCAAAATGAGTGAAGGTCTGGGGCAGCTACATTTTCTGCTCACCTTTATCGGATTCAATGGAACCTTCTTCCCGATGCACATGCTCGGAATAGGTGGTATGCCCCGTCGTTACGCTGACCCTTACATCCACCCATATCTTGAGCACTTCCTGCCGATGAATCAGTTGATGACTTATTCGGCCATGCTGATGGGGTTTGCTCAGTTCATTCTGCTGTTCAATTTCCTGTACAGCATCAAGTTTGGCAAGAAAGTCGGCCGCAATCCTTGGAATGCCAACACTCTGGAATGGGCGGCTCCTTCACCTCCACCCCATGGAAACTTTGATGTACAACCTGTTTGTTATCACGGACCGTATGAATATTCGCACCCCGATTGGAATGGTCGCGATTATCTGATGCAGACCGACGAGTCGATGGAAGTGGCGTTAGCTGCTGAAGCGGGTTCCTCCAAAGATCAGGAGGTGTCAACATGA